The Nyctibius grandis isolate bNycGra1 chromosome 29, bNycGra1.pri, whole genome shotgun sequence genome window below encodes:
- the UBA7 gene encoding ubiquitin-like modifier-activating enzyme 7 isoform X1 — protein MAGSGAEGRYSRQLYVLGGGARRLRGAAVLVSGLRGTGAQVAAALVLAGTGRVVLHDRGAACNADRASQFLLEESDVGQNRAKASQRVLAELNPGVAVVAHTGELSEAFLASFQVVVLTESPLEEQLRVGDFCHARGIYFIVADAKGLAGQLFCDFGEHFTVDDPAEGDPVCAAVQHVSQGNPGVVTCMGTEERHHHRFCNGDLVTFSGVEGMTELNDQEPVPVHVLDAFRLEIGDTSSFSPYRHGGLVSQVRPPQVHSYEPLRRALAEPKIRVVNSEKLPRSLSLHAAFQALHAFCGEQGRLPRPRAPADAERVLELARSLGEHRGPLDEDVVRAFASVSAGDLCPVAAVVGALAAQEVLKAITRKFLPLDQWLYFDALECLAPEGAARLTEEDCAPRGSRYDGQIAVFGAAFQEQLGRQKYFVVGAGAIGCELLKNFAMMGLAAGPGGDLVVTDMDTVALSNLHRQLLYRSADISRLKSVVAAAAVQHMNPDVRVTAHQNQVGPDTELIYGDDFFRRLDGVTSALDTLEARAYLESRCIRCLTPLLDSGTEGPRGNVLAMVPPVTEPLEPASDPGDGTFPLCTLRYFPRTIQHTLQWACNEFEELFQLPAEHVNRFMEEPAFPEQLPAGKALEVLEQVRGSLRERPRDWQDCVRWARRHWQSRYHDAIAQLLHTFPPEHETSPGVPFWAGDRSCPHPLTFDPDNDTHLGYVMAAAHLFAQAHKVPPCSDQAATQTILRSVVLPPFVPQEGLQIPLAEEQEEAQAPADRGRLAELTRDLVQWRQELGGGEEVQVPLMESIPFEKDNDTHVDFITAASNLRAENYGIAPADWLTSKRIAGRIIPAIITTTAAVAGLACLEVYKLVWGCRDVSCYRSSSLCLSDCRLLRIQPLPPPTYRYGGREWSCWDRLELQAVGRDGQAMTVQEVLDWLQRTQGWTVTKLLRDHTVLYDSEEDEETRTRQQAQRLWEDLEDAGEPRRRELELSYVCEGEDAEAEDACPRLLCFLP, from the exons ATGGCGGGAAGCGGGGCGGAGGGCCGGTACTCCCGGCAGCT GTACGTGCTGGGCGGTGGCGCGCGGCGGCTGCGCGGGGCGGCGGTGCTGGTGTCGGGGCTGCGCGGGACGGGAGCGCAGGTGGCGGCGGCGCTGGTGCTGGCGGGAACCGGGCGAGTCGTCCTGCACGATCGCGGCGCCGCCTGCAACGCCGACCGCGCCAGCCAG TTCCTCCTGGAGGAGAGTGATGTGGGCCAGAACCGTGCCAAGGCATCCCAGCGGGTCCTGGCCGAGCTGAACCCCGGCGTGGCGGTGGTGGCCCACACCGGGGAGCTGTCGGAGGCCTTCCTCGCCTCCTTCCAG GTGGTGGTGCTGACCGAGTCCCCGCTGGAGGAGCAGCTCCGCGTTGGGGACTTCTGCCATGCCCGGGGCATCTACTTCATCGTGGCCGATGCCAAAGGGTTGGCCGG GCAGCTCTTCTGCGACTTCGGGGAGCACTTCACCGTTGATGACCCGGCAGAAGGGGACCCGGTGTGCGCCGCCGTGCAGCACGTCTCCCAG gGCAACCCGGGCGTGGTGACATGCATGGGGACAGAGGAGCGCCACCACCACCGTTTCTGCAACGGTGACCTGGTGACGTTTTCTGGTGTGGAGGGGATGACGGAGCTGAATGACCAGGAGCCCGTCCCCGTGCACGTGCTGG ATGCCTTCAGGCTGGAGATCGGTGACACCAGCTCCTTCTCGCCCTACCGCCACGGGGGCCTGGTCTCGCAGGTTCGGCCGCCCCAGGTGCACTCCTAT GAGCCCCTGCGCCGGGCGCTGGCGGAGCCCAAGATCCGGGTGGTGAATTCGGAGAAGCTGCCGCGCAGTCTCAGCCTGCATGCCGCCTTCCAGGCCCTGCACGCTTTCTGTGGGGAGCAGGGccgcctgccccggccccgggcacCG GCGGACGCCGAGCGGGTGCTGGAGCTGGCACGGAGCCTGGGGGAGCATCGGGGTCCCCTGGACGAGGACGTCGTGCGCGCCTTCGCCAGCGTGAGCGCGGGGGACCTGTGCCCGGTGGCTGCCGTCGTCGGGGCCCTGGCAGCCCAGGAGGTGCTGAAG GCCATCACCAGGAAGTTCCTGCCCCTGGACCAGTGGTTGTACTTCGACGCCCTGGAGTGCCTGGCGCCGGAGGGGGCCGCGCGGCTGACGGAGGAGGACTGTGCTCCG AGGGGCTCTCGCTATGATGGCCAGATCGCCGTCTTTGGGGCCGCCTTCCAGGAGCAGCTGGGCCGCCAGAAGTACTTCGTG GTGGGAGCCGGCGCCATCGGCTGCGAGCTGCTGAAGAACTTCGCCATGATGGGGCTGGCGGCGGGACCGGGCGGGGACCTCGTTGTCACCGACATGGACACCGTCGCCCTCTCCAACCTCCATCGGCAGCTCCTCTACCGCTCGGCAGACATATCG AGGCTGAAGTCGGTGGTGGCCGCGGCGGCCGTGCAGCACATGAACCCCGACGTCAGGGTGACGGCCCACCAGAACCAGGTGGGACCTGACACCGAGCTGATCTATGGGGACGACTTCTTCCGGCGCCTGGACGGTGTCACCAGCGCCCTGGACACGCTGGAGGCCC GTGCCTACCTGGAGAGCCGCTGCATCCGCTGCCTCACGCCGCTGCTGGACTCGGGCACGGAGGGGCCGCGGGGGAACGTGCTGGCCATGGTGCCCCCCGTGACCGAGCCGCTGGAGCCAGCCAGTGACCCCGGGGACGGCACCTTCCCCCTCTGCACCCTGCGGTACTTCCCCCGCACCATCCAGCACACGCTGCAG TGGGCCTGCAATGAGTTTGAAGAGCTCTTCCAGCTGCCCGCGGAGCATGTCAACCGGTTCATGGA AGAGCCAGCTTTCCCAGAGCAGCTGCCGGCGGGGAAGGccctggaggtgctggagcaagtgcGGGGCAGCCTGCGGGAGCGGCCACGGGACTGGCAGGACTGCGTGCGCTGGGCCCGCCGGCACTGGCAGAGCCGCTACCACGATGCCATCGCCCAGCTGCTGCACACCTTCCCCCCGGAGCAT gaAACCAGCCCAGGTGTCCCCTTctgggcaggggacaggagcTGTCCCCATCCGCTGACGTTCGACCCCGACAAT GACACCCACCTAGGGTACGTCATGGCTGCTGCCCACCTCTTTGCCCAAGCACACAAGGTGCCACCATGCAGCGACCAGGCAGCCACCCAGACCATCCTCCGCAGCGTGGTCCTGCCACCCTTCGTGCCCCAGGAGGGGCTCCAGATCCCACTGgcggaggagcaggaggaagcgCAGGCTCCCGCAG ACCGTGGGCGGCTGGCGGAGCTCACCCGGGACCTGGTGCAGTGGAGACAGGAGTTGGGAGGGGGTGAGGAGGTGCAGGTGCCCCTGATGGAGTCCATCCCCTTCGAGAAG GACAACGACACCCATGTGGACTTCATCACGGCGGCATCCAACCTGCGTGCGGAGAACTACGGCATCGCCCCCGCCGACTGGCTGACG AGCAAGCGGATCGCCGGGCGGATCATCCCCGCCATCATCACCACCACGGCGGCCGTGGCCGGGCTGGCGTGCCTGGAGGTCTATAAGCTGGTGTGGGGGTGCCGGGACGTCAGCTGCTAccgcagcagcagcctctgtcTGTCTGACTGCCGCCTGCTCCGCATCCAGCCCCTGCCGCCCCCCACCTACCGG TACGGTGGGCGGGAGTGGAGCTGCTGGGACCGGCTGGAGTTGCAGGCGGTCGGCAGAGACGGGCAGGCGATGACGGTGCAGGAGGTGCTGGACTGGCTGCAG AGGACACAAGGCTGGACCGTGACCAAGCTCCTGCGTGACCACACCGTGCTCTATGACAGCGAAGAGGACGAGGAGACACGGACCCGGCAGCAGGCACAGAG GTTATGGGAGGACCTGGAGGATGCTGGGGAGCCACGGCGGCGGGAGCTGGAGCTGTCCTACGTGTGCGAGGGAGAGGATGCTGAGGCTGAAGATGCCTGTCCTCGgctcctctgcttcctccccTGA
- the UBA7 gene encoding ubiquitin-like modifier-activating enzyme 7 isoform X2: protein MAGSGAEGRYSRQLYVLGGGARRLRGAAVLVSGLRGTGAQVAAALVLAGTGRVVLHDRGAACNADRASQFLLEESDVGQNRAKASQRVLAELNPGVAVVAHTGELSEAFLASFQVVVLTESPLEEQLRVGDFCHARGIYFIVADAKGLAGQLFCDFGEHFTVDDPAEGDPVCAAVQHVSQGNPGVVTCMGTEERHHHRFCNGDLVTFSGVEGMTELNDQEPVPVHVLDAFRLEIGDTSSFSPYRHGGLVSQVRPPQVHSYEPLRRALAEPKIRVVNSEKLPRSLSLHAAFQALHAFCGEQGRLPRPRAPADAERVLELARSLGEHRGPLDEDVVRAFASVSAGDLCPVAAVVGALAAQEVLKAITRKFLPLDQWLYFDALECLAPEGAARLTEEDCAPRGSRYDGQIAVFGAAFQEQLGRQKYFVVGAGAIGCELLKNFAMMGLAAGPGGDLVVTDMDTVALSNLHRQLLYRSADISRLKSVVAAAAVQHMNPDVRVTAHQNQVGPDTELIYGDDFFRRLDGVTSALDTLEARAYLESRCIRCLTPLLDSGTEGPRGNVLAMVPPVTEPLEPASDPGDGTFPLCTLRYFPRTIQHTLQWACNEFEELFQLPAEHVNRFMEEPAFPEQLPAGKALEVLEQVRGSLRERPRDWQDCVRWARRHWQSRYHDAIAQLLHTFPPEHETSPGVPFWAGDRSCPHPLTFDPDNDTHLGYVMAAAHLFAQAHKVPPCSDQAATQTILRSVVLPPFVPQEGLQIPLAEEQEEAQAPAGQRHPCGLHHGGIQPACGELRHRPRRLADEQADRRADHPRHHHHHGGRGRAGVPGGL, encoded by the exons ATGGCGGGAAGCGGGGCGGAGGGCCGGTACTCCCGGCAGCT GTACGTGCTGGGCGGTGGCGCGCGGCGGCTGCGCGGGGCGGCGGTGCTGGTGTCGGGGCTGCGCGGGACGGGAGCGCAGGTGGCGGCGGCGCTGGTGCTGGCGGGAACCGGGCGAGTCGTCCTGCACGATCGCGGCGCCGCCTGCAACGCCGACCGCGCCAGCCAG TTCCTCCTGGAGGAGAGTGATGTGGGCCAGAACCGTGCCAAGGCATCCCAGCGGGTCCTGGCCGAGCTGAACCCCGGCGTGGCGGTGGTGGCCCACACCGGGGAGCTGTCGGAGGCCTTCCTCGCCTCCTTCCAG GTGGTGGTGCTGACCGAGTCCCCGCTGGAGGAGCAGCTCCGCGTTGGGGACTTCTGCCATGCCCGGGGCATCTACTTCATCGTGGCCGATGCCAAAGGGTTGGCCGG GCAGCTCTTCTGCGACTTCGGGGAGCACTTCACCGTTGATGACCCGGCAGAAGGGGACCCGGTGTGCGCCGCCGTGCAGCACGTCTCCCAG gGCAACCCGGGCGTGGTGACATGCATGGGGACAGAGGAGCGCCACCACCACCGTTTCTGCAACGGTGACCTGGTGACGTTTTCTGGTGTGGAGGGGATGACGGAGCTGAATGACCAGGAGCCCGTCCCCGTGCACGTGCTGG ATGCCTTCAGGCTGGAGATCGGTGACACCAGCTCCTTCTCGCCCTACCGCCACGGGGGCCTGGTCTCGCAGGTTCGGCCGCCCCAGGTGCACTCCTAT GAGCCCCTGCGCCGGGCGCTGGCGGAGCCCAAGATCCGGGTGGTGAATTCGGAGAAGCTGCCGCGCAGTCTCAGCCTGCATGCCGCCTTCCAGGCCCTGCACGCTTTCTGTGGGGAGCAGGGccgcctgccccggccccgggcacCG GCGGACGCCGAGCGGGTGCTGGAGCTGGCACGGAGCCTGGGGGAGCATCGGGGTCCCCTGGACGAGGACGTCGTGCGCGCCTTCGCCAGCGTGAGCGCGGGGGACCTGTGCCCGGTGGCTGCCGTCGTCGGGGCCCTGGCAGCCCAGGAGGTGCTGAAG GCCATCACCAGGAAGTTCCTGCCCCTGGACCAGTGGTTGTACTTCGACGCCCTGGAGTGCCTGGCGCCGGAGGGGGCCGCGCGGCTGACGGAGGAGGACTGTGCTCCG AGGGGCTCTCGCTATGATGGCCAGATCGCCGTCTTTGGGGCCGCCTTCCAGGAGCAGCTGGGCCGCCAGAAGTACTTCGTG GTGGGAGCCGGCGCCATCGGCTGCGAGCTGCTGAAGAACTTCGCCATGATGGGGCTGGCGGCGGGACCGGGCGGGGACCTCGTTGTCACCGACATGGACACCGTCGCCCTCTCCAACCTCCATCGGCAGCTCCTCTACCGCTCGGCAGACATATCG AGGCTGAAGTCGGTGGTGGCCGCGGCGGCCGTGCAGCACATGAACCCCGACGTCAGGGTGACGGCCCACCAGAACCAGGTGGGACCTGACACCGAGCTGATCTATGGGGACGACTTCTTCCGGCGCCTGGACGGTGTCACCAGCGCCCTGGACACGCTGGAGGCCC GTGCCTACCTGGAGAGCCGCTGCATCCGCTGCCTCACGCCGCTGCTGGACTCGGGCACGGAGGGGCCGCGGGGGAACGTGCTGGCCATGGTGCCCCCCGTGACCGAGCCGCTGGAGCCAGCCAGTGACCCCGGGGACGGCACCTTCCCCCTCTGCACCCTGCGGTACTTCCCCCGCACCATCCAGCACACGCTGCAG TGGGCCTGCAATGAGTTTGAAGAGCTCTTCCAGCTGCCCGCGGAGCATGTCAACCGGTTCATGGA AGAGCCAGCTTTCCCAGAGCAGCTGCCGGCGGGGAAGGccctggaggtgctggagcaagtgcGGGGCAGCCTGCGGGAGCGGCCACGGGACTGGCAGGACTGCGTGCGCTGGGCCCGCCGGCACTGGCAGAGCCGCTACCACGATGCCATCGCCCAGCTGCTGCACACCTTCCCCCCGGAGCAT gaAACCAGCCCAGGTGTCCCCTTctgggcaggggacaggagcTGTCCCCATCCGCTGACGTTCGACCCCGACAAT GACACCCACCTAGGGTACGTCATGGCTGCTGCCCACCTCTTTGCCCAAGCACACAAGGTGCCACCATGCAGCGACCAGGCAGCCACCCAGACCATCCTCCGCAGCGTGGTCCTGCCACCCTTCGTGCCCCAGGAGGGGCTCCAGATCCCACTGgcggaggagcaggaggaagcgCAGGCTCCCGCAG GACAACGACACCCATGTGGACTTCATCACGGCGGCATCCAACCTGCGTGCGGAGAACTACGGCATCGCCCCCGCCGACTGGCTGACG AGCAAGCGGATCGCCGGGCGGATCATCCCCGCCATCATCACCACCACGGCGGCCGTGGCCGGGCTGGCGTGCCTGGAGGTCTATAA
- the TCTA gene encoding T-cell leukemia translocation-altered gene protein yields MAAASWEAPWRALAALGRELAAEWAAQDVRAALCQLLLLWLGLSLLGVRLAWRAYGGAVAALCYRTGPAARRPPGPGTGLGPGRPRAHSLSPAGPAGRNGAAERHCPPREGPAAEPAKTHRE; encoded by the exons ATGGCGGCGGCGAGCTGGGAGGCGCCGTGGCGGGCGCTGGCGGCGCTGGGCCGGGAGCTGGCGGCCGAGTGGGCGGCCCAGGACGTGCGGGCCGCgctgtgccagctgctgctgctctggctgggCCTCAGCCTGCTGGGCGTGCGCCTGGCCTGGCGCGCCTACGGCGGGGCGGTGGCCGCGCTCTGCTACCGGACGGgacccgccgcccgccgcccccccggccccggcaccGGCCTGGGCCCCGGCCGGCCCCGCGCACACTCCCTCTCCCCCGCCGGCCCGGCCGGACGCAACGGCGCTGCCGAGCGGCACTGCCCGCCCCG GGAGGGCCCGGCTGCGGAGCCAGCGAAGACGCACCGGGAGTGA
- the INKA1 gene encoding PAK4-inhibitor INKA1 has translation MDSARPDACPGQLGADRRCRREAVAAPRAHMHGTRQAPHHPGGALGPAPRPPCPLRPGSAADSACSLEPGGEEEEAGGPAARSPPASERSLEFDSGYSEASGGTWREEEAPVRRRHPPPCQRAHRLSACPAAPPPAPTRRARPKSTSDACLEQWRALEPADTQDWTVALLSQSRNRQPLVLGDNCFADLVENWMDLPEVGAEPRRRTSAEPSRRLAKPPAFLLSLSGNVRRKLANMARPRGSESARPGGREATKRFSCPLGLGGQPKGACFHQSHSNIAQLATDFHRFTALMNSRSRQPIICNDVIGYI, from the exons atGGACAGCGCCCGCCCCGACGCCTGCCCGGGACAGCTCGGCGCCGACCGG CGGTGCCGGCGGGAGGCGGTGGCAGCACCACGGGCGCACATGCACGGCACGCGGCAGGCACCACACCACCCCGGAGGGGCGTTGGGGCCGGCCCCCCGCCCGCCATGCCCCCTGCGCCCCGGTTCGGCGGCGGACTCGGCCTGCAGCCTGGAGCCggggggcgaggaggaggaggcggggggCCCGGCCGCCCGCTCGCCCCCGGCCAGCGAGCGCAGCCTGGAGTTCGACTCTGGGTACTCGGAGGCGTCGGGGGGCACGTGGCGGGAGGAGGAGGCGCCCGTGCGGCGCCGGCACCCGCCGCCCTGCCAGCGGGCGCACCGGCTCTccgcctgccccgccgccccgccgcccgctcccacccgccgcgcccgccccaaATCCACCTCGGACGCCTGCCTGGAGCAGTGGCGGGCGCTGGAGCCGGCCGACACGCAGGACTGGACCGTGGCGCTGCTGTCGCAGAGCCGGAACCGGCAGCCCTTGGTGCTGGGTGACAACTGCTTTGCCGACTTGGTGGAGAACTGGATGGACCTGCCCGAGGTGGGCGCCGAACCTCGGCGCCGAACCTCTGCCGAGCCCTCCCGCCGGCTGGCCAAGCCCCCCGCCTTCCTGCTCAGCCTCTCGGGCAACGTACGCCGTAAGCTGGCCAACatggcccggccccgggggtcTGAGAGCGCCCGGCCGGGTGGCCGTGAAGCCACCAAGCGTTTCTCCTgccccctggggctgggggggcagccCAAGGGCGCCTGTTTCCACCAGTCCCACAGCAACATCGCCCAGCTGGCCACGGACTTCCACCGCTTCACTGCCCTCATGAACAGCCGCAGCCGCCAGCCCATCATCTGCAACGATGTTATCGGCTACATTTAG